DNA from Asanoa sp. WMMD1127:
CGCCTCCCACAACTGCGCCGCGATCCGCGGCTCGGTCCGCCGGGTCACCGTGTAGGTGGCGCCGATGGTGTCGTACAGCTGCGCGCTGGTCATTCTCTCCCGCCTTCGTCACGCCCGGCTCCAGGCGCGTTGACCGAAGCGTCTCCCCTCACCCGCACCGCCGTCAAGGTATGCCGTCCATTGTAGACGTTGAATGCCGAACCAGCCCACATGCCTCATCCGACCCAGATTTCCGTTCATCGGTTCCCGCCCGCGAACCGCCCTACGCTCGAAATGGGGGCCGCCTGGGCGGCCGATTCATAGTGGCGGGAGGAACGTCATGGCGCGCGAAGTGAAGGATGTTGAAGTGGTCCTGGAAGCTCTCCAGTGCACGAACGCCGAGGGCGACTCGGGCACCAATATCGAAGTCTTCGGTCAGCTCGAGGCACGCGGCGTCTTCATCGACGCCAACGGCGAGCCGCGGGCGGGCGCCCGCAAGGTCATGTGGCAACAGGACGACGGGATCAACCTGGCGCCGCGGACCGAGCTGAGGGTGAACAGTGTCGCGGCGTTCCCGGTGTTCAAGGGCGACTTCCTCTGGATCGGCGGACGGATCGTCGAGGAGGACGACTTCGACGACGACCTCCTCGGCGACGGCTTTCGCAAGCTGCGTTACCCCGAGATCAAGAACGGCATCGTCAACGTAGGCTTCAACAAGGACGAGCAGGAAGTCATCGCCCGCTACAACATCAACGTCAAGGACATCCGCATCGACCCGAACGCCTGACGGCGGCGCACCGGTCGGACGGGCTCCCTTGCGGGAGCCGGTCCGACTAGTGTCGGGCGCATGCGAGCTCTGCTGACCTCGTCCGGGGTCAAGAACGCCAGCATCAACGACGCCCTTGTCGATCTGCTCGGTAAGCCGATCGACCAGGCGAACGCGTTGTTCATTCCTACCGCGATCTATCCCTTTCCCGGCGGGCCGGCCATGGCGTGGCACGCGCTCTCCGGTCAGGCGCTGCCGCAGCTCGGGTGGAAGTCGTTGGGGATCCTGGAGCTGACCGCGCTCCCGCACATCGAGGAGGACGCCTGGGTGCCGACCGTGCGCGACGCCGACGCGCTGCTCGTGTGGGGTGGCGATCCGCTGTTCCTCGCCAACTGGCTGCGGCGGTCCGGGCTCGCCGCGCTCCTGCCGACGCTGCGGCCCGAGGCGGTCTACGTCGGGGTCAGCGCCGGCAGCATGGCAGCCACCACGACGTTCGTCGAGACCTACCCAGAGCCGCCGCGTGGGACCGACGGGCCGTTCGAGACCGCGCCCGTCGTCTTCGAGACGCCCGAGGGCGACCTCGACCGGCTCTTGGTCACCGGGCAGGGGGTGGGCCTCGTCGACTTCGGGTTCATCCCGCACTTCGCGCATCCGCACCACCTCGACGCGTCCCCGGCCAACGCGGAGCGGTGGGCGGCGCACATCCCCGCGCCCACCTACGCGATCGACGACGAGACCGCCATCAAGGTGGTCGACGGCGCCGTCGAGGTCGTGTCCGAAGGGCAGTGGCGGCTGTTCAAGCCATGACCGCGGGACGCGGGTGCGGCGGCGCCGACGCCGTCGCACCCGCGCGGTCCACTAAGGCGCCCAGGGTGCCGCGATGTTCCAGGTGCTGTCGGCCGTCCACAGGCCCGGCGCGTTATAGGCGGCGCCGCCGGCACCGTTGGAGAGCCAGACCTCCGAGTTGTAGTGCCTCAGGTACGAGCCGCGGAAGTTCCACGACTCCAGCGACACGCCCGAACCCGTCAGGCCCGTCCGCGCGCACCACGTGGCGTCCGCCCGCAGCAGGGCCGAGCCGTCGTTCGGGGAATTCTGCACCCGCGAGTTCGCGTGCCGCAGGAACTGGCCCGGGAAGTTGACCGACTCGAACGAGTAGCAGGACCCGTCGGCGAGACCCGGACGGATCGTGTACGTGGCGTCGCTCTTCAGCAGCGCCGACGACCCGGCATTGACCACCTCGGTGTACGCCAGGCTGTTCTGGTGCCGCAGATAGCGGTCCGTGAAGCCGGGCGTCGTCACCTGCAGCGACCGTCGCTGGTTGACCGGCAACGTCGTCGGCGCCAGCGCCGGCAGTGACCGGGACGCCGCGATCAGCGCCTGGTTGGCCGCCCGCACCCGGGCCTGGTCCATCTTCACGACCTGCCGGTCGTACGTCACGAACCCGTTCAGCTCGCCCTCCAGATCGGTGATCTCCGTGTAGATCGCCGCCGACAGGCCCTTGCCCAGCATCAGGTTCTGCACCCCGGCGACCAGCCCCACGTACCGATCGGTCAGCGCGGTCGCGTTGGCCTGCCACTCGTACGCGAAGAAGCCTCCGCTCGGCGACCACTCGTGGCCCGGCGTGTGCAGGCCCAGGCCGCCGAACTCGCCCAGCACCGAGATCCGCGACGATGCCACGGGGGCGTCCGGGCCGAGATAGACGTGCCAGTCGTCGATGTCGCCGTTGCCCGGGTTGCCCAACGACTGACAGCAGTTGTGCCCACTGTGGACGTTGACCAGCCGGGTCGGATCCTGCGCCTTGACCGCGTTGCCGAACCGCTGGGTGTCGACCAGCGACCGCTCGCCCCAGCCCTCGTTGTAGACCGTGTAGGCGACGACCGCCGGCGACGACCGGTGCTCGTTGACGATCTCCCGCGCCTCGGCCTCGAGCTGGGCCTGCTGGGCCGCGTTCGGGTCGACGTTCTGTGCGGTCAGCGACGGCACGTCCTGCCAGACGAGCAGCCCCAGCCGGTCCGCGTGGTAGAACCAGCGCTGCGGCTCCACCTTGATGTGCTTGCGCACCATGTTGAAGCCCAGGTCCTTGTGCTTCTGCAGGTCGAACGCCAGCGCCGCGTCGGTCGGGGCCGTGTAGACGCCGTCCGGCCAGTAGCCCTGGTCGAGCGTGCCGGTCTGGAACACGAACTGGCCGTTGAGCAGCGGGCGGCGTACCCCGTTGACCAGGCCCGTCGTGATCTCCCGCATCCCGAAGTAGTGCGTCGTGCGGTCCACGAGCGCCCCGGACGCGTTGCGCAGCGTCACCTGCAGGTTGTAGAGGAACGGGTCGTCCGGCGACCACCGCCGCGCGGCCGGCACCGGCACGGCGAACTCGGTGAACCCGCCGGTCGCCGAGCCGACCACGGTGGACCCGTTCAGCGCCTCGGCCAGCACCGAGTGGCCCGAGACCGAGCCGCGCGTGAACACCCGTACCCGGATGGTGTTGTTGGCGAGGTTGGGATAGAGGTCGACCGAGCTGATCGACGACGCCGGCGTCGGCTCGAGCCACACCGTCTGCCAGATGCCGGAGCTCGGCGTGTAGAAGATGCCGTTGGGGGTCTTGGTCTGCTTGCCGATCGGCGGCAGGCTGCCGTTCTGCCGGGTGTCGCTCGGGTCCCAGACCTTGACGACGAGCTCGTTGGTGCCGCCGTTCAGCGCGGGGGTGATGTCGAACGTGAACGCGTCGTAGCCACCGACGTGCCCGCCGACCTGCTGCCCGTTGACCCAGACGGTGGTCTGGTAGTCAACGGCGCCGAAGTTGAGCTGCACCCGCCGCCCGGCCCAGCCGGGCGGCACGGTGAACGTCCGCCGGTAGAACAGGTAGTTGCGGTTGTCGCCCGGCGCGCGCATGACACCGGACAGGGCCGACTCGACCGGGAACGGCACGTTGACGCGCTCCGGCAGGTTGGTGTTGAACTGCGGCGCGTCGTCGGTGGCCGACTGGCGCAGCTGCCACTCGCCGTTGAGGTTCTGCCAGTCGGGCCGGGTCATCTGCGGCCGCGGGTACTCCGGCAGCGGCGTGCCGTTGAGCGCCTGGGCGGTCCACGGCGTGGTCAGCGGCGGCGGTTTGGCCGGCGCGGCCTGGGCGGTGCCCGGGGCCGCCAGCAACCCGACCGCCAAGGCCAGGAGAGCGACAACGGAGGTACGACGGGACGGTTTCATACCTTGCTCCGTTCCAGTGAAGTAGAGATCGCGCCAGTGGTGGCCGGCCTGATACATCGATGGTTGGCTCTATAACGTTATAGAGACCGATCGACTTCTACAACGGGCACCGGGCCCGACCCGATCGCCGCGGTCGTGGTCGGCGGTACCCTGCTGGTCGGCGGCGCCGGCACGATCAGCGGCACCTCTCTGTTAGTCGTGATGGTGACGCCGAGTCGTTTGAGCCGGATCAGACGGCTCCGCTGATGGGGGTGTACGGGTGGGCGGCGTGAGCCTGAAGGACATCGCGGCGCGGGCCGGGGTGTCGTTGTCGACGGTGTCCAATGTGGTCAACGGCTACCGGCCGGTCGGCGAGGAGCTCCGGCAACGGGTGCAGTCGGCGATCGACGAGCTGGGCTACGCGCCGAACCTGTCGGCCCGCCACCTGCGCCTGGGCCGCACGGGCATCATCGCGCTGGCGATTCCGGAGCTCGACAACCCGTACTTCGCGGAACTCGCGGGCGCCGCGATCCGCGAGGCGGCGGGGCTGGGCTACACGCTGGTCATGGAGGACACGGCTGGGGCGTACGACCGCGAGCTCTCGATGATCGAGAACTCCCGCCGCCAGATCATCGACGGCCTCATCTTCAGCCCGGTCGCCGTCGCCCGCGAGGAGGTCCTGGCCCGCCCACCGGCGACACCGATGGTCCTGATCGGCGAGGGCGTCTACGACGTGCCCCACGACCACATCGCCATCGACAACATCGCGGCAAGCCACGTCGCGGTGCAGCACCTGGTGTCGCTGGACCGCTATCGCATCGCCTTCATCGGCGCCCAGGCCGGCGACCATCGACAGTCGGCCCACCTGCGGCTGCGCGGGTATCGCGAGGCGCTGGCCGGGGCGGGGCTGCCCTGGGACCCGGCGCTGGCGGCGCCGACGTCGGCCTTCGGGCGGGCCGACGGGCTGCTCGCGATGCGTGATCTGCTGGCGCGGACGCAGCCGCCGGACGCGGTGTTCGCCTACAACGACCTGGTGGCGATCGGCGCTATGCGGGCGGTGGCCGAGGCGGGGTTGCGGATTCCGGACGATGTCGCGGTGATCGGCATCGACGACATAGAAGAGGGACGCTTCAGCAACCCGACGCTGACCACCATCTCGCCGGACAAGGAACACATCGGGCGGCTGGCCGTGCAGGCGTTGGTCGCCCGCATCGAAGGAAAGCCGGTCCAGCCGCCGTACGACATCCAGCCCCCGTTCCGCCTGTTGACCCGCGAGAGCACCCTGGGCGGCCATCGCCCGGTGCGGCCCTAAAGCCTTCCGTGCCTCGCACACCGTCCGTCACCGGACAGTGTCACATGGCGTAGATGACATTGACGCATTTGCGGAGCCGCAACTGACCGACAACATGGATCCGGCCCTGCTCGCTGAGATGCGAAGGCAGTCAGAACTCGCGCCCGCGACCACAATCCCTACCGAAGCGGCGATGAAGGATCCAGCGGGTGGCTTCACCTCGGTGGCATTCGAGGGTGATGGCTTGACTTGACGTCGGCCCGAGGCGTCGCACCGGTCGCGGTTCGGCCAGCCCGCTTCTCGAAGGCCGAGCTCGAAGCGGAAGCGGAGAAGATCTGGACTGCGGTGAAGCACGCGGGCGTGATCCAACCCATCACTGTCAAGTACGACGGCAGCGGATTGGGTGTTGAGCAGATGCCGGCGGCGGAGGCAGCCGCGGCGCGTGCCAAGGCCGGCCGCCTTCTCCCCGACGCCAAGGCGGTGGTCAACGCTGTGCGACCAGCGGTGCCGGTCGAGGTCACCGAAGCCGACCAGTCCATCGACTTCCTGGCCTGCCCGTCATCTGGCTGCACGAGGCGAAACACCATCCGCGTGGAACTCCGGCACCTACATGTGCCTCCCCGATGCGGGCGTCGGGCCGGGATCGTGTACCACGGGCTTCGGCGTCAACGTCGCTGCCCACGGCACGAACTATGTGCTCACCGCAGCCCACTGCGCCACCTGGTACGCCGACGGCGTTGACAACGCCTACGACGGCGCTAGGGAGCTGATCGGCCGCGCTACTCCGTCGGAGGATTGGGATCGGGACCTGTTGCTCATCAGCGCGCGGGGCTCGTACTGGATGTTCGACGGTGGCCCGAAATCTGCCGCCAAGAAGACGGGCAGACCGCAGGTCGCAAGGGGGACAGCGGTGGACCCGTCTTCTCGCTCGATGGCAGCGGCGTTCGTGCCAAGGGTGTGGTGTCCGCTGGTTCAGGATCGCGGATGTACGTCCAGGACATGGCCGACGTGACGACCTCGCGATCGGGCAGTTCGCCATGGAGCGGCGCCATTCCGCGGACTGGCGTGGTGACCGATACGGCGACACGCACGATCGCGCAACGGCGAGCGGGTTTGTCAGCGGGCGTCGTGGCGTTGGCGCTCGGGCTGTCAGCGTGCGCGCCGGCGCCCGTCCCAGCGGCCGCCCAGACGACGGAGATCACGCCGTCCAGTCCAGGCGCCGAGGGGTGCGCGGGATCCTTCGGCGCGCCAAGCGGCGTGCCCGTCGGCGACCAGTCGGTCGAGCTGGTGCCGACGGGTGCCGCTGAAGCTGTCGTTTGCAGCCATTTCGATCCGATGGCTTCAGACAGCCCTCCGCTGACGGACGTCATCGCCGTGCCTGGCGACCCTGGGCGCCTCGTCGCCTATCTCAACGGTCCCTCGAAGGTCGGTGTTGACGACGGAACCGCTTCTCCTACTCTGACCAACACGACGTCGCCGTCAACGTGCAACCCACCTGTGCAGCCGTCGAAAGAGAAGGCGTCCTGCGTCGCCTCGAGAGCTGCTCCGCGCTTCAAGAGTATTGGCGTGGCTGACTGCCTGAGGGGGCCTTCTCCACTACCTGGACCGACGGTGTGCGGCCGAGGCCGCACACCGTCGGGTGGGTCAGCGGCGCCAGCTCCAGGAATAGCTGACGTCGTAGGTGCCGTCGTGGTCCTGGAAGCGGAACACTCCGCCCGGTAGGGCGTCGTCGATGCTGTTCAGGGTGATGGTGGACGTGCCGGCCTGCAGGAACGTGTCGTCCTGGAACGAGTTGACGATCCAGGTGATGAGCTCGCCGGCGAAGTAGCCGGCCAGCTGGCCCAATGCCTGCGCGATCAGTTTGCTCTTCAGGATCGGTTCCAGGACCTGGCCGACGCGTTCTGCGATCTTCTGCTGCACCACTCCGCGGACCTGTTGCCAGACCGTGGTCAGGACGTTGGCGAAGCCGCCCGCGTCGACCTCCGTCAGGAGGACCGTCGCGGTGTACACCGCCGGGTACGTCAGCGGCAGGTCGAAGTTTCCGAAGACGTGGCCCTGGTTGTAGAACGTCCAGATCGTCCCGTCGTCAAAGCCTTGCGGGATCTCGTACGCCGTCTTCTGGATCGTCTCCCCGCCCGGCGTGACGATGAGGCCGCCGAAGGCGATCTCGTCCGAGCCCCACTCGGTGACGCCGCTGCCGGTCTCGTCGACGCAGGTCACGCGGTTGAGCATGAACTTCACGCCCGTCTTGGGGCGGGTCGGCAGCGGGTCCGGGTCGCAGTTGCCGAGCAGCTCGCAGTCCTCGTGCGGGTCCGGGCAGTCGCGGCAGACCGCATCCTGTTCTTCGCCGCCGCCGGCGACCGGACGCTGGGCCAGCGAGCCCTTCAGCGCGGCGCCGAAGCGGCCCGCGTCGACCGGCAGCGGGCTCTCCGCGTAGGCGCCGGCGAAGCCGCGGCCCGCGAAGTCACCGGGCCGGATGCGGCTGTACTGCCCGAACTCGCCGGACGCCAGCGCCGCCTTGGCGCCCGAGCGGTAGGCGTCCCGCCGGGAGGCCGGCATGTCCCGGAACCCGGCCGCGAGCTTGGCCTCGACGCTGCCGGCCGGCCAGGCCCGGCCCGGGTCGGCCGCGGTCACGGCGAACGAGTACCGCAGCGCGTCGGCCGCGTCCGCGTAGATGGTGCGGGCCATCGCGGTGACGTCGGCCTGGGTGAGCGCGGGCCGGGCCTGGGCGACGCCGGCGCCGAGACCGAGGGTCATGGCGACGGCGCCGAGGACGGCGACGGCCCGGGCGAACCAGGCAGGCAGGGATGGTGGTGTGTGGTGTGTCGACATGCGGACGATGCTCAGCGGGCCGGCCCGCCCACGGCATGGGTGCTCGCCACCCACATTTCCGCCGCCGCACGTCACGGCCCGGTCGAAAAGCTGACAACCGGAACCGCCGTCCAGCGCGCTTAAGATCTCGGGACACCGCTTACCAACTTGGGGGGAACATGGGAATCAGGCGGCGGATTCTGGCTGCGCTCGCGGCCGCGGCACTGGTCGGGGCACCAGTGATCGGCGGTGTGGCGACCATCACGAGTGGACCGTCCACCGCGGACAAGGTGGTCGCGGAGCCGGTCGATCCGCACGGCTGCGCCGGCTGCGGCAACGGCGGCGCATGACCGGTCCGACCCTGGCCGGCCTTCCCAAGGCGGCGGCAGCCACGTCTACCGTCCTCATCGGACGGACCCGTGAGCTGGACGTCATCGCCGAGGCGGCCGGCCAGGTTCGGCGTGGCGCCGGGCGGGTCGTGTTCGTCGCCGGCGAGCCCGGCATCGGCAAGACCCGGATGCTGCGGGAAGCGGCGGCGCTCGGCGCCGGCATGACGGTGCTGACCGGACGGGCCACCCCGACCGGCGCCTCGACGCCGTTCCGGCCGCTCGTGGAGGCGTTCAACACCCGCCTGCGGTCCGGCCCGCCACCGGCCGACCCGGCGCTCGAGCCCTTCCGCCCCGCGCTGGCCCGCCTGTTCCCGGAGTGGCGGACGGCCCACAGCGGCCCGACCAGCGAGTCCACCCTGGTCGTCGCCGAAGGCCTGCTGCGGTTGCTGGCCGCCCTGAGCCGCGAGCGGCCCGTCGCGCTGCTGCTCGACGACCTGCACGACGCCGACCCGGAGACCCTGGACGCCTGCGGCTACCTGGTCGCCAACATCGCCGCCCTGCCGGTGCTGGTGCTGGCCGCCGCCCGCACCGGACCGTCCCCGGCCGAGCGCCTCGCCCACCGCCTGCACCGCGACCACCAGGTGCCCGTGCTCAAGCTGCACGCCCTGACCAGGTCGCAGGTCGCCGAGCTCACGGCCCAGTGCCTGGGCACGCGACCCGACCGGCTTCCGGACACCCTCGCCGACCAGCTGGCCCGCGACTCCGACGGCGTCCCCTTCGTGGTCGAGGAGCTGGTGGCCGGCATGGTGGCCACCGGCGTGCTCCGCCACGACGGACACGCCTGGCACACCGACCGCGACCTCGCGGGACGCGTCCCGGTGACCGTCGTGCACACCGTCGAGGACCGCGCCGACCGGCTGGGCCCCGACGGACGCCGGCTGCTCGAAGCGGCCGCCGTGTTCGGCAGCCGGTTTCCCTTGCCCGTGGTGCGCGCGATGCTGGACTGCACCCCGGACGAAGCGCACCAGCTCATCCAGGCGGCGGCCGAAGCGCACCTGGTGCGCCCCGATCCCGCCGGCGACGGCTGGCACGCCTTCCGCCACGCGCTGACCGCCGATGCCCTCCGCACCCGGCTGACCCCGGACGACCGGCGCGCCCTCGCCGGCGCCGCCGCCCGCGCGCTCGAAGCGGCCCACCCGGACCTGCCCGGCGAGCTGGGCCCGCTCGCCGCCGAGCTGCGGCTGGCCGCCGGCGACGAGGTGGGCGCGGCCGACCTGTTCGCGACGGCCGGCAGAAGGGCGCTGGCCGAGGGTGCCGCCGCCTCCGCCGCGACCCTGCTCGAACGCGCCCACCAGCTGCTGCGCGACCGCCGCGACAAGCGGGACGCCGCGACCGCGGCCGCCGTGCTGGAGACGCTGCTCGTCGCCCTGGAGGAGACGGGCGAGTTCGACCGGGCCCGCCGCCTGGTCGACGCCATGCTGGCCCACCCCGACCTGCCCACCGACCAGGCGATCGCCCTGCAGTCTCGGCTCGGCTGGAACGCCTTCCACGGTGGCCGCACCGCCGACGCCGAGAGCCGGATCGCGGCGGTCCGCATGCTGCTCGGCCCGGACGCCGCGCCCGAGCAGCTCGCCGCGGCCGACGTCGTCGACGCCCACGTGCTCAGCCTCCACGCCGGCCGCGCCGACGAGGCCGAACAGGTCGCGCTGCGGGCGGTCGCGGCCGCGGAACGCGTACCCCTGCCGGAGGTGGTGTGTCGGGCCCGGCAGTTGCTGGCCCTGCTGGCCCGGCGGCACGGGTTCGCGGCGGCCGACCGGCATCTCCTCGCGATCCTGCGCATGGCCGACGAGCAGGACCTGCCACTGTGGCGTGTCCGGGCGGCGATCCGGCTGGCGTCCAACGAGATGATCCGCAGCGGGCGCAGCGAAGCGCTGCGGCAGGCCCGTGACGCGGCGTGGGCGATGGGCGCCGTGCACACCGGCTACGACGCTGACGCGAGCCTGGCGATGCACGAGGTCTTCTTCGGCCGGTACGCCGAGGCGGTCCGCCTGACGACCGAGTGCGCCACCGCCCTCACCCGGTTCGGCAAGGTCGTCGACCTCCAGTACGCGCTGGTGGTCCGGGCCGCCGCCCACGCCCACCGCGGCGCCCGCGCCGAGATGACCGCGACCCTCGCCGAGTACGACCGCCTCGGCGGCGCCGGCTCCTTCTACACCCCGCTGGTCCACGGCCTCTGCCGCGCGTTCAGCGCCCTGCTGGAGGAGGACCGGACCGGCGCCCGCGCCGAGCTCGAGGCGGCCCGCGCGTTCGAGGACCAGCACACCACCATCTACTACCAGTGGGGCCGCTACGGCCTGCTGCTCCTCCTCGACGCGCTGGCCGGCACCGCACCGAGGACGACCACGCACCCCGCGTACGCGCTGCGCTGGAACCGACAGTTCGTCCACTTCGCGAAGGCCGTGCGGCACGGCGCGGCCGGCGACCCGGAGGGCGCGACCAGAGCGCTCGCCCGCGCCCGAGAAGCGGCGAGCGTCTTCCCCACCGCCCACCGGCTCGGCCTGCGCCTGGTGGCCGAGTCGGCGCTGGAGCACGGCTGGGGTGACCCGGCGGCCTGGCTCCGCGAGGCCGAGCACCACTTCCGCGAGCTCGACGCCCCGCTCGTCGCCAGCGCCTGCCGGACCCTGATCCGCCGGGCCGGCCAGCGCGCGCCGCAGCGCCGGGCCGGGCACGACCGCCTGCCGGCCGCGCTGCGGGAACACGGCGTGACCGTGCGCGAGTACGAGGTGCTGCTCCTGCTCGCCGACCGCCGGCCCAACAAGGAGATCGCCGAACGCCTCTATCTCTCCCACCGGACGGTGGAGAAACACGTCGCCAGCCTGCTGCGCAAGACCGGCCAGCCGGACCGGTCGGCTCTCTGCGGCTACGCCGACGCACTCCCCCGCGCCGAGTGAGCCCGCGACGCCAACGCCCGCAAGCCCGCCG
Protein-coding regions in this window:
- a CDS encoding Type 1 glutamine amidotransferase-like domain-containing protein; this translates as MRALLTSSGVKNASINDALVDLLGKPIDQANALFIPTAIYPFPGGPAMAWHALSGQALPQLGWKSLGILELTALPHIEEDAWVPTVRDADALLVWGGDPLFLANWLRRSGLAALLPTLRPEAVYVGVSAGSMAATTTFVETYPEPPRGTDGPFETAPVVFETPEGDLDRLLVTGQGVGLVDFGFIPHFAHPHHLDASPANAERWAAHIPAPTYAIDDETAIKVVDGAVEVVSEGQWRLFKP
- a CDS encoding AbfB domain-containing protein, producing the protein MKPSRRTSVVALLALAVGLLAAPGTAQAAPAKPPPLTTPWTAQALNGTPLPEYPRPQMTRPDWQNLNGEWQLRQSATDDAPQFNTNLPERVNVPFPVESALSGVMRAPGDNRNYLFYRRTFTVPPGWAGRRVQLNFGAVDYQTTVWVNGQQVGGHVGGYDAFTFDITPALNGGTNELVVKVWDPSDTRQNGSLPPIGKQTKTPNGIFYTPSSGIWQTVWLEPTPASSISSVDLYPNLANNTIRVRVFTRGSVSGHSVLAEALNGSTVVGSATGGFTEFAVPVPAARRWSPDDPFLYNLQVTLRNASGALVDRTTHYFGMREITTGLVNGVRRPLLNGQFVFQTGTLDQGYWPDGVYTAPTDAALAFDLQKHKDLGFNMVRKHIKVEPQRWFYHADRLGLLVWQDVPSLTAQNVDPNAAQQAQLEAEAREIVNEHRSSPAVVAYTVYNEGWGERSLVDTQRFGNAVKAQDPTRLVNVHSGHNCCQSLGNPGNGDIDDWHVYLGPDAPVASSRISVLGEFGGLGLHTPGHEWSPSGGFFAYEWQANATALTDRYVGLVAGVQNLMLGKGLSAAIYTEITDLEGELNGFVTYDRQVVKMDQARVRAANQALIAASRSLPALAPTTLPVNQRRSLQVTTPGFTDRYLRHQNSLAYTEVVNAGSSALLKSDATYTIRPGLADGSCYSFESVNFPGQFLRHANSRVQNSPNDGSALLRADATWCARTGLTGSGVSLESWNFRGSYLRHYNSEVWLSNGAGGAAYNAPGLWTADSTWNIAAPWAP
- a CDS encoding LacI family DNA-binding transcriptional regulator, which codes for MSLKDIAARAGVSLSTVSNVVNGYRPVGEELRQRVQSAIDELGYAPNLSARHLRLGRTGIIALAIPELDNPYFAELAGAAIREAAGLGYTLVMEDTAGAYDRELSMIENSRRQIIDGLIFSPVAVAREEVLARPPATPMVLIGEGVYDVPHDHIAIDNIAASHVAVQHLVSLDRYRIAFIGAQAGDHRQSAHLRLRGYREALAGAGLPWDPALAAPTSAFGRADGLLAMRDLLARTQPPDAVFAYNDLVAIGAMRAVAEAGLRIPDDVAVIGIDDIEEGRFSNPTLTTISPDKEHIGRLAVQALVARIEGKPVQPPYDIQPPFRLLTRESTLGGHRPVRP
- a CDS encoding AAA family ATPase, producing MTGPTLAGLPKAAAATSTVLIGRTRELDVIAEAAGQVRRGAGRVVFVAGEPGIGKTRMLREAAALGAGMTVLTGRATPTGASTPFRPLVEAFNTRLRSGPPPADPALEPFRPALARLFPEWRTAHSGPTSESTLVVAEGLLRLLAALSRERPVALLLDDLHDADPETLDACGYLVANIAALPVLVLAAARTGPSPAERLAHRLHRDHQVPVLKLHALTRSQVAELTAQCLGTRPDRLPDTLADQLARDSDGVPFVVEELVAGMVATGVLRHDGHAWHTDRDLAGRVPVTVVHTVEDRADRLGPDGRRLLEAAAVFGSRFPLPVVRAMLDCTPDEAHQLIQAAAEAHLVRPDPAGDGWHAFRHALTADALRTRLTPDDRRALAGAAARALEAAHPDLPGELGPLAAELRLAAGDEVGAADLFATAGRRALAEGAAASAATLLERAHQLLRDRRDKRDAATAAAVLETLLVALEETGEFDRARRLVDAMLAHPDLPTDQAIALQSRLGWNAFHGGRTADAESRIAAVRMLLGPDAAPEQLAAADVVDAHVLSLHAGRADEAEQVALRAVAAAERVPLPEVVCRARQLLALLARRHGFAAADRHLLAILRMADEQDLPLWRVRAAIRLASNEMIRSGRSEALRQARDAAWAMGAVHTGYDADASLAMHEVFFGRYAEAVRLTTECATALTRFGKVVDLQYALVVRAAAHAHRGARAEMTATLAEYDRLGGAGSFYTPLVHGLCRAFSALLEEDRTGARAELEAARAFEDQHTTIYYQWGRYGLLLLLDALAGTAPRTTTHPAYALRWNRQFVHFAKAVRHGAAGDPEGATRALARAREAASVFPTAHRLGLRLVAESALEHGWGDPAAWLREAEHHFRELDAPLVASACRTLIRRAGQRAPQRRAGHDRLPAALREHGVTVREYEVLLLLADRRPNKEIAERLYLSHRTVEKHVASLLRKTGQPDRSALCGYADALPRAE